A genomic region of Candidatus Poribacteria bacterium contains the following coding sequences:
- a CDS encoding LamG domain-containing protein, whose translation MLTLAVTLLLMSTTLGIAGEDPDLVAHYPFDGNAEDASGNGNDGEIDGGSKWVKGKFGDAIELDPAAFVEFQVSDSLHGDLFKADPFTISAWVQPNFDGTTWEHIWRSLPSGSGHNTLFINKDQGLISWRGRVGGWMVLCQTDGGIVEADKWIHIAVTGDGDKFKIYADGKEVAETDFQETDGGNLTYRIGGSAGETFAGIMDDYAVFSRALDEDEINLIMESVETFLPVEPQGKLATQWAELKR comes from the coding sequence ATGTTAACTTTGGCAGTCACCCTTCTGCTGATGAGCACCACCTTAGGGATTGCGGGTGAAGATCCAGATTTAGTGGCGCACTATCCCTTCGATGGTAACGCAGAGGATGCATCTGGAAATGGAAACGATGGCGAGATTGATGGCGGATCCAAGTGGGTTAAAGGCAAATTTGGAGATGCGATTGAACTCGACCCAGCTGCTTTTGTCGAATTCCAAGTCTCCGATTCCCTCCACGGCGACCTTTTCAAAGCCGATCCGTTTACAATTTCTGCTTGGGTTCAGCCTAATTTCGACGGGACCACATGGGAACACATCTGGCGGAGTCTACCGAGTGGTTCTGGACACAACACCTTATTCATTAATAAGGACCAAGGACTCATCTCTTGGCGCGGACGGGTCGGTGGATGGATGGTCCTGTGTCAAACCGACGGAGGGATCGTCGAAGCGGATAAGTGGATACACATAGCCGTCACAGGCGATGGCGATAAATTCAAAATTTACGCCGATGGCAAAGAGGTCGCTGAAACCGATTTCCAAGAAACCGACGGTGGGAACCTCACTTACCGCATTGGCGGCTCAGCCGGCGAGACGTTTGCGGGTATAATGGACGATTATGCCGTTTTCTCCCGTGCGTTAGATGAAGACGAGATTAATCTGATAATGGAGAGTGTTGAGACGTTCTTACCGGTTGAACCGCAAGGTAAACTGGCGACACAATGGGCTGAGCTTAAACGCTAA